The genomic stretch TGCTAACAGCATCCATTTTAGTTTGAGCAGTGAGCAGCTATCTTCCCCCCTGACATCCTGGCCGATAAAATTCTCAAAGTGACACTGCACAGCAGACGTAAGTGCTCAACTTGCCATGTCACTTTCAGTCTAACAGCTCCTAACTTTACAAAACAAGATCTTGGTAGCTTTTGTGTTTGTCATGACGTAAACATGCTGCAACTCACATGCAAGACCATGCTTTACTCTGTTAGCCTAATTATATGTAAGAAAATGCACTGGTCTTCTGGGATGCCAAAACTGTGAttgtgtgggtcaggttttgctTACATTGAGGGGACCAACTGTGTTTTTGTATTTCTATGTTTGATGCTGCACTGAATTTACCCTAATCAATAAAGTATTTATCTAGTAACCATGAACATACAATGGCAAAGTGGTGCAGCACTTTGCCATTGGCAATGATTATAAAATGTCAGCCAAACATTTATTAGACCATAATTGACAGCAGTGAGACTGCATGCAGCCTGGCATTTGCACATATTTGTGGCAGCAGCCTTAGACTCAACCATTATGGCAACCATTTGAGTACCCTTTGTCTCTTAATTAACTACAGGACAAATAGTGAATAGATTTGCAGAGATACCGAGAAGGATAGCTGCAGCCCGAGCTCCAAAAAGACACAGCAAAGGCtgtacacgatattaggcaggtgattttaatgttttggctgatcggtgtagatgATCTCAGAACATTCACacgtggactaaaagccacaaaactctaattttgCTTTCATGGGATCTTTCAGGAAAATGCCAGATGTTAAATATGATGTTGATCTAATACTTTTTCTCTCTATCTATCCATTACATACACTCTCCTATTTTGAGTCTAAAGTGTGCCCCTGATGTCATAACATGGCAAGGCCAAAGGTACTCAGTGATTCCTAAATGTGGCGGCTACAGGACACACTCAATTACCATTGGCTAACTCGGAGACTTGACAGCACAAAGCAAAACACTCTGGCAATTCCATTAGCATGCTGGGTGCTTGCCAACAACCCTCTGCATTATGTTCCATAGTAGACAAATTGGCAGTCAAAATGGTGTTGTGAATGGGGCTAATTGCTTGAGTGCAGGGTTAGCCTGTATTTCATGCGAGACTCAAAATATACAGGGAGATGGGCTGACCAAACTGCCCTACTGATGCAATGATAAAGATAATGCCAGAACACCTCTGGTTATGTCTGCTATTAAGGCCTGACTTTTTCTTGTAAAGGAAAATGCTATTAATTAGCTTTTTGCTAATGAACGCGAATGAGCCAAAAGCTTAATTCACACACTTGGATCTTAGAAAAACTATTTCAATTCATCTTAAATTCATTCAGTCATAACAGAGCTAGCCAAAGTCAACAAAATATCAAGCAAAAAAGCTGTATCATAgataaaaaacatattattaaaatatgttcaaaaGCCTTTGCTGTGTGTGTATTCGCAACCCTCTCAGTCTGGACTAAACACTTTTGACATCCACATACAAGATTCATTAGCCACATTTTAACAACAGATTAATGAAATGTATCATGAACAGTGTCAGTATAGGCACCTGAACACTGaaaatgagtgcatttacatgcacttcagTATGTACCCATATCTTCCAAAAATCTCTAAACGTGTGGCGAGCACCCCATGTGCATACCAGAATCGCCCTTGGAGACTGCAGTGAAGATCAATCAGAAAGAGGCGTAGCAGGCTGATTATGCACACCTGTCACTAATCGCTCGGCAGGCATATAAACGCAGACTCTGGAATAGGAGGAGCTGAGACTCCAAACTAGAGACTAATGCTGTGTTCATCCTTCTCTTTTATATTTCAGGACCGAGAAATTAGAAGCCTGCACCTCTAACACCAAAGGAATATTGCTTCACTTTGCAACTGAGAGATCTGAGAAATCACCACAGCCACAGAGTTTGATTATATTCACCAGCTCACACACACAACTTTCTACAATTTGTGCAATAAAAGCCCCTTCGGGGTAAATATTTACCTGCAATCGCTGTCTGTCATCCTTTGTCCCACTACACAACTTaagaaaaccacatttacatgatATCTGAAATCATCAGATAATTCTCTGTTCCATACAACTGAAAAGCTGGTaatacattaaatcttctgttaaaacttgtgtattaattgagctgtaaagtgaTTTAAATCCTCATTTTGGGGTTTACAaccattatgtcatcatggcaacagttgtaaaattggatatagctttacacagaaaaggttagcaagtgattttatcacactaaaatcgtcttgtggctatacttttgaatctgtgaatattttaacgtttacggattggccccattcacttccattgtaagtgcctcactgttacccagatttttgcatttttaaataattgagggacaagtagaaatacatttttgtactaataaaaattatgccacaaatgctgtcgattgaggtttacttgtattgaatccagaatatccCTTAAAACCCTTTATTAACTTACCCCAATAAGTTAAGCCGTTTAATGCGTTTATATGAGCAGacacgttgtcagcttattaagcataatcaatgGAAGAACATGCATGTTAACTTTTTAGTTAGCCTAAACTGAGGCAATGTTCTTTTTAAAGATACAGATAGTATTTGGTTACACCAATCAAATGTCACACGCAGACTGATGTCTACCTTCTCTAAATCAATGAGCAGACTCCCAATGCTCCCGCACACATTACAGCATAagttgaagtaatcacttttcatCATAGAGGTATAATAGAGAACCACAAGAGGTCGATATACACACACAAGTAAGCATTGCTCTCAGGGCCAACATTCCCCCTGGGAcaaattttttccaaaaaagaaTGCCACTTCTTTCAGCCAACCAGCTTCACTTTGCCATTTGTAGGTTAGCCCGGATAAATCATTCAGCCCCCACTTGCAAACATCCAGAACAGTTCCTTTCAGATAATAAGGTCAGGGAGCACATTCCAGGCCAAGGTTGACAGTATTGGAGTCTAAATTAAGAGTCTGCATGTGGTAGAATGCTAGTCAACAACAGCCCATGAGCTTAAATGGCCCACATATGACATTCAGAGCTAAAGTCCACGAAACCTTATTCTCTCTATTATTTTAACCTTAAAGGAACAGTATTATTATCCACATACAATGGTTTAAGAAAATAAAGACTTCTGGCAGGTTAATTCAGAATACTGCAGAGGGAAATATAGCAGTCagagaaataaatgaataaatatataactgTATAAAATGATAACCCATATAACATGACTCCAATAGTATGCCCTCCGAAATGGTGTAAATTTGAGCAGAAGGTGATCCCTTTCATTTCTATCTTCTCTGCCAGACAGGCATGGTCTCACCAGATTAAGTTCACACACTGTGATATATGGCACTGCCTTAGTCACACACTCTGCTAGCTTTACTTTGTAAATTCGGGAAAATTCTATTACTTCTAGGGATCAGAGAGAAACAGTTTTTATAATATCATTCATAATATTACAGGGTGTACCTTTGTTTACCAAATAAAATACTGGAAAGCCTAAATAATCTCGTATGACTTTTTGACCCAAACTcaaaaaaaattgctctttggctgaacttgactCAATTGTGGACAGTgcttccacatgtttgaaatgggttttcattatttaaatatactatgtaatctcaacacaaacacattgtGAACATTGAACTGAATTAGGTAAACCTAACAAAATTAGATATGTCAATGCAACTCAATTAAATTTCAACATTCAACCTTTTATTCAGCCGTTCAATAACTGTATAAAAGGGCTTCCGATGAGCCCAGATTACTTCCCAATTTTGAAGGGTTAAGGCATTACAAAGGACATTGTGAGATCTGACCTGGCTCACATTGAAGGGGTCAGCAGTCAGCAAAAGTTTTTTtgtgttccggttgctgccggcacactgcacgagtctgtttgtttgtagcttgcttaacattgcttattcctctacgctcattgttttatcctttgccattttaccgcgtgcttATTCCCCCCCCCCGCTTTTCTACattttcaactgcgtgtattacAGCGTGCACCATTTTCTTTTTTCCGCTTGACTACATCTCACttttcgactgcgtgcattcgttttctcctagTGGAGGTCAATGAGAAAGAGaggccggtagatactgttttggatgtgggtagaacagcgagcaacacacacactttgatccCAGCTGTTGAGCTTATTAAGACTattagtcttaatagtgatagtatttgactaaatggggcccaggtcaggaagcagacaaactggctaatccgaacgtctgctggCTGCTTAGAGACGTCACACGGGTCACATTAACTACAACGCATAGAGACTGTATCGCCTAGATTTCACATAGAGACTGTCcattccccaaactaccaaacacaaactgcatcaaatttagaaaaaatttgattacggtaaaacttgaaaataacaacaaaaattttttagataaacatcaaataaaggtagagctactaaacattagatctctttcaaccaaagcactaattgtaaatgaaattattacagatcatagtttggatgcgctctgtttgactgaaacctggcttaatatgaatatattagtttaaatgaatctactctcccaggttattgttataaacataagcctcgtctgaagggtcgaggaggaggttttgctgcaatttacagtgaagtttttggtgttttaGGATATAAGTTTGTCTTTTGAaccaataatgcttaatgtgacaccgccAGAAACAAATAAATCATCTCTgatgtcttttgcccttgctacagtatatagatcacccaggccgtattctgatttccatggtgaatttgctaattttctatcagatttagtagttactgtggatagagctttaattgttggtgacttcaacattcacataaataatgaaaatgacacattgggattagcatttatcgatattctaaactctcttgTAGTCAGACAAAAAGTGACAGGACCatctcatcaccataatcatacgctagatttaattctgtcatatggagttgatgttgatactatagaaattctgccgcagagggatgacatctcagatcattacctcatctcttgtttgttgcgatcagttaatgttactcaatctacaccatgctatcgttcagttAGAACTaatctttcaaccactaaaggtAGCTTCACTCATAATCTTCCAGATTtctctcatatactcagtaaaacaaaaagtctagaagaacttataacaaaaaaatatatagtcttcTCTAGTACTCTTGATACAATCatgtttaatcaaactacacaatgatgactcttaagactttatagatattacagtttcattttctgttaatgcatgattttctgtaaagctgctttgaaacgatgttgtGAGAAGTGCTgtacaattaaaaatgacttgactaactTCTTTATGGGCTAACTAGTGAAAGTGTATACTAAATACATGCAGGGTGGAAACACTACAATGTGCAGTATAGAAACTATGCTGGTTAGTACAACATTTACAGTGCAGGCAATCATTTTAATGTGTATAATTTACCTTTCCTTATCGTTAGCTCaaactccactcttcaccataatggtaacccctaaAACTCAAAcataaactcttctaaatctcaagatgacaaaatattaaacacTAACACTTATCCCCATtcatattcatcttgcacaaaaacacataaaataatgcTTAACtataacatttactctcccttccatgcaatgcatgctgggaaatggacaTCCCCTGcctagtttcatcaatgctacctTAACACCACAAAGTATTAATAATCCCAATTCAagtggattaagtaaacttccattttacatatttaaatggaCAGAACACAATGAGATcaatttgtgacaaaatgttctagaattgtgttgctttagtccATTTTAAGTGCATTGCGTACTTACAATTCATCCTTCACCCCTGAATCTTACTTTAGATGTGTGATTCATATTTTCAAGCTAGCAGGACTGATTACCTTAAGCAAACATTTTGATATGtataaatatacattattaatattagtctgtatacatgtaaaaaaaaaaaaaaaaaaattacaagccGTGCATTCACATTGCCGTGAAATATAAATATCAGCATTACATGTTTTattaattccattttttttttacattcttttgacTAAAGTATGTGTTAGGTTGCAGATAAcagctaatattttattttacattagtcTATGGGAATTGGGGCTAATTTCTGATCATTTGCAATGAGAGGGTCCAACTGCTTGTGGAGCTGCAGACCTTAAACTCACTGAAAGAACCAACATGTTCACATGAATGCAACAATCCACAGTCTAATAAAGCACCCTAGAAGTGCAACCATGCCATATCTGTTCagtcaaaatagtattatattaaaGGATAAGAAATGAAAACATCTAAAATATCTCTTGAGCATTCATTATAACCCAAAAGCTATAATGCAGTGATCAAATTCATATGAATATTGCCGATCCATAAAATAAATGCAACACGATGGGAATAACTTGTATAACCCAGCCATAGGTGCCAGTTATGATGCTGCAGGCTGTTACTCTAGGTCATTAGAGCAGCCCTCATAAGACAGAAGCTATTTAGTCATTGGGTCATTACTGTGAACAGTGCTAATTAATCTCGGAGCGCAGAGAAGTGTCGCGTGAGGGGCTTTGGTTTTTTATTACAGTAGAAAAGCATTTGCTGCGGTAGCCATGAAGATACCAAGCTCCTGATAGAAAGCTCCCACTCACTCCGGTTACGGACAAGGTTTAATCAATACCGTGTCCTTCATCCTGCATTCAGAGCCGACCTTGGCAGCCTTTTGTCTCCTAAATGAGGGCAAAGAGCACACATATATATAGGGATTCAGGGAGAAAAGAAATAAAGGTCCAAGCAAACCTCTTGCCCATAAAGACACAGCTCATTAGAAGCCTCATTAATCatatgtttagcatttttttttttttttttttatcttagccTAATGAACTGTCACAATGCCAGGATCGTTTGTTAATGTATTAGAGCCTCCTAAAGGAGGCAGAAAGGTTAGAAATGTGCAGACAACACCAGCACACAGAAATCAGGGTGCAGTTGAGGTGTACCTCTTGATAAATCTGAAgttattttaaatcaaataataaaattacaaaatctGAGAGCTCCTAACAGAAGACCATATACTGTGAAATATGTACAGAAAATAGCCTTGAACAGTCTCCAGATCTGGAAAGGCCAATCAGCAATTCCTTATGACTGAATTTCACAATTAACATTTTTCTTAGACGCACCTCAGGCACAGatctataaaattaataaaaacaaaaacaaaatctatcattggaaaaaatgttttactgcatTACACTGTGCAGGACACAAAAACTTGAGTTACAAAACATGTAACAAACTTAGACATCATCAACTAACAAAAGATTATGAACATCAGCAGTAAACAATTCACTTATCTACTAATGAATAAAGAAACAAGTAAAATGGCTTCACATCTTCCTCTTCTGGGTACTGATGTATAACACTAGAggacaaaggaaaaaaaaaaaaaaaaaaaaaaatcaatcaatcgcAGTGTAGAATGTGAAGAAATGAGCAgtcaaacattttatttgtatctggAAAAAAACTTGAGCATGCACACAGAAAGCTTGAGAAACTAAATTTCTGTTAAGAATGCACTGAGCCTGCTTAGGTAGCTCTCAGTAACAGAGAACACTAgataaacaaaagaaagaatcTACAGACACTACACACCATTGTTTCCTCTAAGAAACGCATCTCCATATTTGTTCTTCAGCTGGCCATTGACATATTCCTCCGTCTGTTCCACAGCGATGTTCATGTAGCCATCTAGGCAGGCAAGAACTCCTGAGAGAAAGACACTCATTAACCCTCCTAGGCTCTGCAATAAAGGTCAACACCTTGGCTGTTCGCGGTCAGAACGGgtgtaacttaattttttttaaagaaatgataaCATtgcttcttccctgaagtaataacaataaaattgtgtacTTTTGTAATTGCATgctatgtatattttatttgccagtacatttctaaattgcacctttaatttgcatatacaaataagcaaatttgtcaACTTGACTTAAGTAAAAATCTACACTTCTATAACTTGAAACATGAAGATAAAATAATATGAATTTGGGGCAGATTGCTTATATCTGGTGGGGAAAAAAACTACAtgacttgaaaataatgtcataaaaataaCCAATAGATGGCTGCAGAGACTGTGTGGCCTGATATAACTTAATTTTTGATTTTATAATTCTAGGTTTAAATTATCACaaattatgcatttggatatatatttagacatatttactattttgtaaaatgttaacatttttacacttttttgtaaatgtaaatttggGCAATAATGTGACACTACTCTGTTTACTGTCAGACCTGACAATGGTGTTACAAAGAcataagacttttttttatttaccaacaatttatttaaaatatcaaaaagtaAATTAGTTTGTTTCCATTACAAAATGATGCAGTGTTTTGTCTGTAAGGTGCAGTTCCCACACCTAGTCAAATACAtcgcagggctccagactgcgaataaaatgcgaccaaaaataatttattgcgactataaatttaaaatctagtcgccattggcgacagtcgggttgtggttcgttcatatgcggtttcgtcagacaTCTTGTGAGTTACAGAATACATGTATAGAGcgtgcaccagtgtgtctcacgCCTCTTTTCTGCCGTTCcgtttctgacgagctcgctgcaccacacgcaacaacaaacccagcacgcGAGAgccgtgaacaaatgactctttttgaACTGGATCTTTCacgaatcacccgaaaagaactgaaggtttgaactcaggagctcaggttagctcAAGGagctttctcagcgaatcagccgtcagtgagctcacaactgggagtgcacacacttcaaaataagagtcccatgtgtatttcgggcttctttataattaaaagtcccatatcaTATAAGAGATCAAGCTTtcgacacttaggacaattgagggacttgttcacacctattacacaaggtgtaaacattcactgatgctcaagatgacaaactactatatgcatttatgtaattatctgtaatgtagattatgaagagcagtattaaataaaacaatattttatctcttacatttgtataaatgatgaaagagacaaaagggaatgcaaacttatcttctcaactatatagtttattaaacctctgattaatgggttttcagctgtcttccttttctttgtctttctatctaaatcgagcaattctgtgagtTGGCGACTaataacagccatttggctccttaatgtttcagtttaggagccaatggcccAGCATTGGAGGCAGACTCGGAGTTTGTTtttaattcatgaaaaaaaaataaaaaaaaaaaataaaaaaaattttagtctctcccattcatttcctatggtcagACAATTTTGAtcacaaacagcaaaaatgtcaggggttttcttctttttttcaacaagtacaggtgcatctcagtaaattagaatgtcgtggaaaagttcatttatttcagtaattcaactcaaattgtgaaactcgtgtattaaataaattcaatgcacacagactgaagtagtttaagtctttggttcttttaattgtgatgattttggctcacatttaactaaaacccaccaattcactatctcaacaaattagaatacatcataagaccaataaaaaaaaacatttttagtgaattgttggccttctggaaagtatgttcatttactgtatatgtactcaatacttggtaggggctccttttgctttaattactgcctcaattcggcgtggcatgaaggtgatcagtttgtggcactgctgaggtggtatggaagcccaggtttctttgacagtggccttcagctcatctgcattttttggtctcttgtttctcattttcctcttgacaataccccatagattctctatggggtttaggtctggtgagtttgctggccagtcaagcacaccaacaccatggtcatttaaccaacttttggtgcttttggcagtgtgggctggtgccaaatcctgctggaaaatgaaatcagcatctttaaaaagctggtcagcagaaggaagcatgaagtgctccaaaatttcttggtaaacgggtgcagtgactttggttttcaaaaaacacaatggaccaacaccagcagatgacattgcaccccaaatcatcacagactgtggaaacttaacactggacttcaagcaacttgggctatgagcttctccacccttcctccagactctagaaccttggtttccaaatgaaatacaaaacttgctctcatctgaaaagaggactttggaccactgggcaacagtccagttcttcttctccttagcccaggtaagacgcctctgacgttgtctgtggttcaggagtggcttgacaagaggaatacgacaactgtagccaaattccttgacacgtctgtgagtggtggctcttgatgccttgaccccagcctcagtccattccttgtgaagttcacccaaattcttgaatcgattttgcttgacaatcataaggctgcggttctctcggttggttgtgcatctttttcttccacactttttccttccactcaactttctgttaacatgcttggatacagcactctgtgaacagccagcttctttggcaatgaatgtttgtggcttaccctccttgtgaagggtgtcaatgattgtcttctggacaactgtcagatcagcagtcttccccatgattgtgtagcctagtgaaccaaactgagagaccattttgaaggctcaggaaacctttgcaggtgttttgagttgattagctgattggcatgtcaccatattctaatttgttgagatagtgaattggcgggtttttgttaaatgtgagccaaaatcatcacaattaaaagaaccaaagacttaaactacttcagtctgtgtgtattgaatttatttaatacacgagtttcacaatttgagttgaattactgaaataaatgaacttttccatgacattctaatttattgagatgcacctgtataccacTTATACTCATCGAATCAAGTCCAATTTTTTTTGTGTAGATATTAAGTCTAGGAAAAGTCACAAACTGTTGTACCACTCAAATTGAggaaactattaaaaaaaaaaaaaaaaattggttaaatttttaaaaaaatggccaAACAGCGCTGGAGGGTTAAACATCACATATAAGCCATAAAGCTGAagcgtgtaatttctgcaccaccaaacagaattgtaaaattaaacattgttttcaaaagggCTTTCCGAATACACCCCCCATCTtctgttgatcgaacaaacagatagttccaaccacaactcaagccattggttgagtcagtgttgttgtgtcgggctggactgTCCACTCAAAAGGAAGAGGAGTTATTAT from Myxocyprinus asiaticus isolate MX2 ecotype Aquarium Trade chromosome 7, UBuf_Myxa_2, whole genome shotgun sequence encodes the following:
- the LOC127443952 gene encoding U6 snRNA-associated Sm-like protein LSm6, with translation MSLRKQTPSDFLKQIIGRPVVVKLNSGVDYRGVLACLDGYMNIAVEQTEEYVNGQLKNKYGDAFLRGNNVLYISTQKRKM